A DNA window from Massilia putida contains the following coding sequences:
- a CDS encoding alpha/beta fold hydrolase translates to MAILLVPGFMADETLWDDMVPALARFGPVVHADLRHDTSVEAMARRVLETAPANFLLVGFSMGGYVARAIARQAPDRVQALVLISTSTRGDTAALQRRKGAIGNAAPSIAFSGLSRTAVATSLHPKQRDNEALIERIRAMGMRLGGDVFRRQSLLDRPGDLARSGEIRCPTLVVAAADDQLRSLAEAQEMTAAIPGATLAVIEDTGHMIPIEAPQRLLDVIVPWLAAQADG, encoded by the coding sequence ATGGCTATTCTTCTTGTCCCCGGCTTCATGGCCGACGAAACCTTGTGGGACGACATGGTGCCGGCGCTGGCGCGCTTCGGCCCGGTCGTCCATGCCGACCTGCGCCACGACACGTCGGTCGAGGCGATGGCGCGCCGCGTGCTCGAGACGGCGCCAGCAAACTTCCTGCTCGTGGGGTTTTCGATGGGCGGCTACGTCGCCCGCGCGATCGCGCGCCAGGCGCCCGACCGCGTGCAGGCGCTCGTGCTGATCTCGACGTCCACCCGCGGCGACACGGCCGCACTGCAACGGCGCAAGGGCGCGATCGGGAACGCGGCGCCGTCCATCGCGTTCAGTGGCCTGAGCCGCACGGCTGTCGCCACGTCGCTGCATCCGAAGCAGCGCGACAACGAGGCGCTGATCGAGCGGATCCGCGCGATGGGCATGCGTCTCGGCGGCGACGTGTTCCGGCGCCAGTCGCTGCTGGACCGGCCGGGCGACCTCGCACGGTCCGGCGAGATCCGCTGCCCGACACTCGTCGTGGCGGCCGCGGACGACCAGCTGCGCAGCCTGGCGGAAGCGCAGGAGATGACGGCCGCCATCCCCGGCGCCACGCTGGCCGTCATCGAGGACACGGGCCACATGATCCCGATCGAGGCGCCGCAGCGCCTGTTGGACGTAATCGTGCCGTGGCTCGCGGCGCAGGCCGACGGCTAG
- a CDS encoding OsmC domain/YcaO domain-containing protein codes for MEIKVNFLDKLRLEAKFDDFTVVADQPIRYKGDGSAPGPFDYFLASSALCAAYFVKLYCDTRNIPTENIRLSQNNIVDPENRYQQIFKIQVELPPDISDKDRQGILRSIDRCTVKKVVQTGPEFVIEEVENLDADAQALLTLQPDAGSRTYIPGKDLPLEQTIANMSGLLASLGIKIEIASWRNIVPNVWSLHIRDAHSPMCFTNGKGSTKESALASALGEYIERLSNNHFYAGAFWGEDIANAPFVHYPDERWFQPGPDDALPAGILDAYCLDIYDPDGELRGSHLVDTNSGNVERGIVSLPYVRHSDGEVVYFPSNLIENLYASNGMSAGNTLAEAQVQCLSEIFERAVKREILEGELALPDVPHDVLAKYPGILAGIQGLEEQGFPVLVKDASLGGTYPVMCVTLMNPKTGGVFASFGAHPSFEVALERSLTELMQGRSFEGLNDLPQPTFASNAVTEPNNFVEHFIDSSGVVSWRFFSAKADFDFVEWDFTAQGENANAEEAATLLGILEDMGKEVYMAVYDQLGAVACRILVPGYSEIYPVEDLVWDNTNKALLFRADILNLHRLDDAALAALLERLENNELDEYSDIATLIGIEFDENTEWGQLTVLELKLLIHLALRQFEDAHDLVGAFLQYNDNTVERRLFYQALNVVLEVVLDDDLELDDYVVNFRRMYGNPRMDAVLGSVDGSVRFFGLTPTSMKLEGLDRHHRLIDSYKKLHIARARAAAASNQTNE; via the coding sequence ATGGAAATTAAAGTCAACTTTCTCGATAAGCTCCGTCTTGAAGCCAAGTTCGATGATTTCACGGTGGTGGCCGACCAGCCGATCCGCTATAAAGGCGATGGCTCGGCGCCGGGCCCTTTCGATTATTTTCTGGCCTCGTCGGCTTTGTGCGCGGCATATTTTGTGAAGCTGTATTGCGACACCCGCAATATTCCGACCGAAAATATCCGGCTGTCGCAGAATAATATTGTCGATCCGGAAAACCGTTACCAGCAGATTTTCAAGATCCAGGTCGAGCTGCCGCCGGATATTTCCGACAAAGACCGCCAGGGCATTTTGCGCTCCATCGACCGCTGCACGGTGAAAAAGGTGGTGCAGACCGGCCCCGAGTTCGTCATCGAAGAGGTCGAGAATCTCGACGCCGATGCCCAGGCATTGCTGACATTACAGCCGGATGCCGGATCGCGTACCTATATCCCGGGCAAGGATCTGCCCCTGGAGCAGACGATCGCGAATATGTCGGGCTTGTTGGCGAGCTTGGGCATCAAGATCGAAATCGCGTCGTGGCGCAATATCGTGCCGAACGTCTGGTCGCTGCACATCCGCGACGCGCATTCGCCGATGTGTTTCACCAACGGCAAGGGATCGACCAAGGAAAGCGCGCTGGCGTCGGCCTTGGGCGAGTATATCGAGCGCCTGAGCAACAACCATTTCTATGCCGGCGCCTTCTGGGGCGAGGACATCGCCAACGCGCCGTTCGTGCATTACCCGGACGAACGCTGGTTCCAGCCTGGTCCCGACGACGCGCTGCCGGCCGGGATTCTCGACGCGTATTGCCTGGACATTTACGATCCCGACGGCGAGCTGCGTGGCTCGCACCTGGTCGACACCAACTCGGGCAATGTGGAGCGCGGCATCGTGTCGCTTCCGTACGTGCGGCATTCGGACGGCGAGGTCGTGTATTTTCCATCGAACCTGATCGAAAACCTGTATGCCAGCAATGGCATGAGTGCCGGCAATACGCTGGCCGAAGCGCAGGTGCAATGCCTCTCCGAAATCTTCGAACGGGCGGTCAAGCGCGAAATTCTGGAAGGTGAACTGGCACTGCCCGATGTGCCGCACGACGTGCTGGCGAAATACCCTGGCATCCTGGCCGGCATTCAGGGCTTGGAAGAGCAGGGTTTTCCGGTGCTGGTCAAGGACGCGTCGCTGGGCGGCACCTATCCGGTCATGTGCGTTACCTTGATGAACCCGAAGACGGGCGGTGTCTTTGCCTCGTTCGGCGCGCACCCCAGCTTCGAAGTGGCGCTGGAGCGGAGCCTGACGGAATTGATGCAAGGCCGCAGTTTCGAAGGCCTGAACGATTTGCCTCAGCCGACCTTTGCCAGCAATGCCGTGACTGAGCCCAATAACTTTGTCGAGCACTTCATCGATTCCAGCGGCGTGGTGTCGTGGCGATTCTTCAGCGCCAAAGCCGATTTCGATTTCGTCGAGTGGGACTTTACTGCCCAGGGCGAAAATGCCAATGCCGAGGAGGCCGCGACCTTGCTCGGCATTCTCGAAGACATGGGCAAGGAAGTGTACATGGCGGTGTACGACCAGCTGGGCGCCGTCGCCTGCCGGATTTTGGTGCCCGGCTATTCGGAAATCTACCCGGTCGAGGATCTGGTCTGGGATAACACCAACAAGGCATTATTGTTCCGCGCCGATATCCTGAACCTGCATCGCCTGGACGATGCGGCCCTGGCCGCGCTGCTCGAGCGTCTGGAGAACAATGAACTGGATGAGTATTCCGACATCGCCACCCTGATCGGCATCGAATTTGACGAGAATACGGAGTGGGGACAACTGACCGTTCTCGAGTTGAAACTGCTGATTCACCTCGCCTTGCGGCAATTCGAGGATGCGCACGATCTGGTGGGCGCCTTCCTGCAGTACAACGACAATACCGTCGAGCGCCGATTGTTTTATCAGGCCTTGAATGTCGTGCTGGAAGTGGTGCTCGATGACGACCTGGAACTGGACGATTACGTGGTCAATTTCCGCCGGATGTATGGCAATCCCCGGATGGACGCCGTGCTGGGCTCGGTCGACGGCAGCGTGCGCTTCTTCGGCTTGACGCCGACGAGCATGAAGCTGGAAGGCCTCGACAGGCACCACCGCCTGATCGACAGCTACAAAAAACTGCACATCGCGCGGGCCAGGGCGGCTGCCGCGTCCAACCAGACCAACGAGTAA
- a CDS encoding GH39 family glycosyl hydrolase, which yields MKRHLAALLLAAAAPLCVAQSTTPSPVKLAIDAAQVKGPMTPIWAWFGYDEPNYTTAPNGKKLLSDIAALSPVPVYVRAHNLMTSGDGSYALKWGSTNMYSEDRDGRPVYDWTIVDRIFDTYIERGMKPLAQIGFMPEALSQRPQPYRHHWKPGTPYQEIMTGWATPPKDYGKWSELIYQWVKHSVARYGQKEVESWYWEVWNEPDGFYLIAPDVKHEYFKMYDYAADAVKRALPTARIGGPHTAVAGRFMDDFLRHCLHETNYATGKTGTPLDFVAFHAKGAPKVVDGVVRMGMDTHFRHLDEGFALVEQHPELKNIPVIIGESDPEGCAACGMQTNPENAYRNGTLYASYTAASIAREYDLAARRGVNLIGAVNWSFEFEDQPWFAGFRDLATNGVNKPVLNVFRMLGMMRGDRVAVTGDQAYDAARIQAAGVRGARTDIDALAAKDAHHIAVMVWNYHDDDVIDAGSPVELRIAGIPAKQVQLRHYRIDQDHSNSYAAWKRMGSPAHPTAPQIAELQKASELAQVEATTVATRDGTATVRMQLPRQAVSLVTLTY from the coding sequence ATGAAGAGACATCTCGCCGCCCTCCTCCTTGCGGCCGCGGCGCCGCTGTGCGTTGCCCAATCCACGACGCCGTCCCCCGTCAAACTCGCCATCGACGCCGCGCAGGTCAAGGGTCCCATGACGCCGATCTGGGCCTGGTTCGGCTACGACGAACCGAATTACACGACGGCGCCTAACGGTAAAAAGCTGCTGAGCGACATCGCCGCCCTGAGCCCGGTCCCGGTGTACGTCCGCGCGCACAACCTCATGACGTCCGGCGACGGCAGCTACGCGCTCAAATGGGGCTCGACGAATATGTACAGCGAAGACAGGGACGGCAGGCCGGTCTACGACTGGACCATCGTCGACCGCATCTTCGACACGTATATCGAACGCGGCATGAAGCCGCTGGCGCAGATCGGCTTCATGCCGGAAGCGCTGTCGCAGCGCCCGCAGCCGTATCGCCATCACTGGAAGCCCGGCACGCCCTACCAGGAGATCATGACCGGCTGGGCCACGCCGCCGAAGGACTACGGCAAGTGGTCGGAGCTGATCTACCAATGGGTCAAGCACAGCGTCGCGCGCTACGGGCAGAAGGAAGTCGAGAGCTGGTATTGGGAAGTGTGGAACGAGCCGGACGGCTTCTACCTGATCGCGCCCGACGTTAAACATGAATACTTCAAGATGTACGACTACGCGGCCGATGCGGTGAAACGCGCGCTGCCGACGGCGCGCATCGGCGGTCCGCACACGGCCGTCGCGGGGCGCTTCATGGACGACTTCCTGCGCCACTGCCTGCACGAGACCAACTACGCGACCGGCAAGACCGGCACGCCGCTGGACTTCGTCGCCTTCCACGCCAAGGGCGCGCCGAAGGTGGTCGACGGCGTCGTGCGGATGGGCATGGACACGCATTTCCGCCACCTCGACGAAGGCTTCGCGCTCGTCGAACAACATCCGGAATTGAAAAACATCCCCGTCATCATCGGCGAATCCGACCCGGAAGGCTGCGCCGCCTGCGGCATGCAGACCAATCCGGAAAACGCCTACCGCAACGGCACGCTGTACGCGAGCTACACGGCCGCCTCGATCGCGCGCGAGTACGACCTGGCCGCACGGCGCGGCGTCAACCTGATCGGCGCGGTGAACTGGTCGTTCGAATTCGAGGACCAGCCCTGGTTCGCGGGCTTCCGCGACCTGGCGACCAACGGCGTCAACAAGCCGGTGCTGAACGTGTTCCGCATGCTCGGCATGATGCGCGGCGACCGCGTGGCGGTGACGGGCGACCAGGCCTACGACGCGGCGCGCATCCAGGCCGCCGGCGTGCGCGGCGCGCGCACCGACATCGACGCGCTGGCGGCGAAGGACGCGCACCATATCGCCGTCATGGTCTGGAATTACCACGACGACGACGTCATCGACGCCGGCTCCCCCGTCGAGCTTCGCATCGCCGGCATTCCCGCCAAACAGGTGCAACTGCGGCATTACCGCATCGACCAGGACCACAGCAATTCGTACGCCGCCTGGAAGCGCATGGGCTCCCCAGCGCATCCGACGGCACCGCAGATAGCCGAGTTGCAAAAGGCAAGCGAGTTGGCACAAGTGGAGGCGACGACGGTGGCGACGCGGGACGGCACCGCCACGGTCAGGATGCAGTTGCCGCGGCAGGCGGTGTCGCTGGTTACGCTAACCTACTGA
- a CDS encoding nuclear transport factor 2 family protein, with translation MDAQDNKRIVMEGYRLFQNGDIPAMMAYAHDDAVWIGPDAEALPFAGSFHGKAEVARFFSELGAAMQPTRFVIKDVIAENDKVVVLGEATWLVKSTGRSYDSPWVHVFTMRDGKFVRVEALFDTAPAERAFRPDRPDQMAAAMALRH, from the coding sequence ATGGACGCACAAGACAACAAACGGATCGTCATGGAAGGCTACCGGCTGTTTCAGAACGGCGACATTCCCGCCATGATGGCCTACGCACACGACGACGCCGTGTGGATCGGCCCCGACGCGGAAGCCCTGCCCTTCGCCGGCAGCTTCCATGGCAAGGCGGAAGTCGCGCGCTTCTTCTCGGAACTGGGCGCGGCCATGCAGCCCACGCGCTTCGTCATCAAGGACGTCATCGCGGAAAACGACAAGGTCGTGGTCCTCGGCGAGGCCACGTGGCTGGTCAAGTCCACCGGGCGCAGCTACGACAGCCCGTGGGTCCATGTCTTCACCATGCGCGACGGTAAATTCGTCCGTGTCGAGGCGCTGTTCGACACGGCGCCGGCCGAGCGCGCCTTCCGCCCCGACCGGCCGGACCAGATGGCCGCCGCGATGGCGCTACGTCATTGA
- a CDS encoding acyl-CoA thioesterase, whose protein sequence is MNLPAHQLTMTVLMTPDTANFSGNVHGGNILKLLDQVAYACASRYAGTYVVTMSVDQVTFRQPIHVGELVTFLAAVNYTGRTSMEIGIKVVAENIRTQQVRHVNSCFFTMVAVGDDKQPVPVPPLRPFGPDEQRRYEEAKARKELRLALDRQHEERAAGRQN, encoded by the coding sequence ATGAACCTGCCTGCCCACCAACTCACCATGACGGTCCTGATGACCCCGGATACCGCGAATTTTTCCGGTAACGTGCACGGCGGGAACATCCTGAAACTGCTCGACCAGGTGGCCTACGCTTGCGCCAGCCGCTATGCCGGCACCTATGTCGTGACGATGAGCGTCGACCAGGTGACGTTCCGCCAGCCCATCCACGTGGGCGAGCTGGTGACGTTCCTGGCCGCCGTGAACTACACGGGCCGCACGTCGATGGAAATCGGCATCAAGGTCGTGGCCGAGAACATCCGCACGCAGCAGGTGCGCCACGTGAACAGCTGCTTCTTCACGATGGTGGCCGTGGGCGACGACAAGCAACCGGTCCCCGTCCCGCCGCTGCGCCCGTTCGGGCCGGACGAGCAGCGCCGCTACGAGGAAGCCAAGGCCCGCAAGGAGCTGCGCCTGGCGCTCGACCGCCAGCACGAGGAACGGGCCGCCGGCCGGCAGAACTGA
- a CDS encoding zinc ribbon domain-containing protein YjdM, with amino-acid sequence MTTFPPCPACGSALTYEDGSGNYVCPECAHEWPVKAAAAADEAARVWRDAAGNVLQDGDTVTVIKDLKLKGGGGVVKQGTKVKNIRLVDGDHDLDCKIDGFGAMSLKSEFVRKS; translated from the coding sequence ATGACGACCTTTCCCCCCTGCCCCGCCTGCGGTTCGGCGCTGACCTACGAGGACGGCTCGGGCAACTACGTCTGCCCCGAATGCGCGCATGAATGGCCGGTCAAGGCCGCAGCGGCCGCGGACGAGGCGGCGCGCGTGTGGCGCGACGCGGCCGGCAACGTGCTGCAGGACGGCGACACCGTCACCGTTATCAAGGACCTCAAGCTGAAAGGCGGCGGCGGCGTCGTCAAGCAAGGCACCAAGGTCAAGAACATCCGCCTCGTCGACGGCGATCACGACCTCGACTGCAAGATCGACGGCTTCGGCGCGATGAGCCTGAAGTCGGAATTCGTTCGCAAGAGCTGA
- a CDS encoding MarR family winged helix-turn-helix transcriptional regulator, whose protein sequence is METNDANAALLLDNQLCFALHSASLAMTKVYKPHLDKLGVTYPQYLVLLVLWERDGLTVSDIGERLYLDSGTLTPLLKRLEAQGLVDRSRDPADERRVVIRLTGRARALKEQAAGIPACILGATGCDVQELVRLVGEIKAMRDKLAGAT, encoded by the coding sequence ATGGAAACGAACGACGCAAACGCTGCTCTCCTGCTCGACAACCAGTTGTGCTTCGCACTCCACTCGGCATCGCTGGCGATGACGAAGGTGTACAAGCCGCATCTGGACAAGCTGGGCGTGACGTATCCGCAGTACCTGGTGCTGCTGGTGCTGTGGGAGCGCGACGGCCTCACGGTGTCGGACATCGGCGAGCGGCTGTACCTCGATTCCGGGACATTGACCCCGCTGCTGAAGCGGCTCGAGGCGCAAGGCCTGGTCGACCGCTCCCGCGATCCGGCGGACGAACGCCGCGTCGTGATCCGGCTGACCGGCCGGGCGCGGGCGCTGAAGGAACAAGCGGCCGGCATCCCGGCGTGCATCCTGGGCGCCACCGGTTGCGACGTGCAAGAACTGGTAAGACTCGTCGGCGAGATCAAGGCCATGCGCGACAAGCTCGCCGGCGCGACGTAA
- a CDS encoding catalase, whose translation MTHLTTASGIPVDDNQNSITAGPRGPVLLQDFHLIEKLQHFNRERIPERVVHAKGSGAYGTFTVTHDISKFTKAKLFAAVGKQTETFLRFSTVGGEKGSADTERDPRGFAVRFYTEEGNWDLVGNNTPTFFLKDGIKFPDFIHTQKRDPQTNLKSAQNVWDFWSRAPESLHQVTILFSDRGTPDGYRHMDGFGSHTYSLINDAGERVWVKWHFKTLQGIKNLTASEAQRLAGVDPDYAQRDLFNAIAKGDFPRWSVEIQVMDDAQRAAWEAKTGWDAFDLTKVWPQGEFPRLPVGILELNRNPDNYHADVEQAALSPSNIVPGMGYSPDKMLQARLFAYHDAQLYRVGTNHQHLPVNRPRCPFHNQQRDGAMAIANGGAAANYDPVRADIPAAGGFGHGDAGWQLEGAAGRYDTRAIDDHFTQAGNLFRLLTDEGRRNLIDNIAGSLSGADAATQDRQIGHFLKADPAYGQGVAEAIRRLQNKA comes from the coding sequence ATGACCCATTTGACCACCGCCTCCGGCATCCCCGTCGACGACAACCAGAATTCGATCACGGCCGGCCCGCGCGGCCCCGTGCTGCTGCAGGACTTCCACCTGATCGAGAAACTGCAGCATTTCAACCGCGAACGCATCCCCGAGCGCGTCGTGCACGCGAAAGGATCGGGGGCCTACGGCACCTTCACCGTCACCCACGACATCAGCAAGTTCACGAAGGCCAAGCTGTTCGCGGCCGTCGGCAAGCAGACGGAGACGTTCCTGCGTTTCTCCACCGTCGGCGGCGAAAAGGGTTCGGCCGACACGGAACGCGATCCGCGCGGTTTCGCCGTGCGCTTCTACACCGAGGAAGGCAACTGGGATCTGGTGGGCAACAACACGCCGACGTTCTTCCTGAAGGACGGCATCAAGTTCCCCGACTTCATCCACACCCAGAAGCGCGACCCGCAAACCAACCTGAAATCCGCGCAAAACGTGTGGGACTTCTGGAGCCGTGCGCCGGAAAGCCTGCACCAGGTGACGATCCTGTTCTCCGACCGTGGCACTCCGGACGGCTACCGCCACATGGACGGCTTCGGCAGCCACACCTATAGCCTGATCAATGACGCGGGCGAACGTGTGTGGGTCAAGTGGCACTTTAAGACCTTGCAGGGCATCAAAAACCTGACCGCAAGCGAAGCGCAGCGCCTGGCCGGCGTCGATCCGGACTACGCCCAGCGCGACCTGTTCAACGCCATCGCCAAGGGCGACTTCCCGCGCTGGAGCGTGGAGATCCAGGTCATGGACGACGCGCAGCGCGCCGCCTGGGAAGCGAAGACAGGCTGGGACGCGTTCGATCTGACCAAGGTGTGGCCGCAGGGCGAATTCCCGCGCCTCCCGGTCGGCATCCTGGAACTGAACCGCAATCCGGACAACTACCATGCCGACGTCGAGCAGGCCGCCCTGTCGCCGTCGAACATCGTGCCAGGCATGGGCTACAGCCCGGACAAGATGCTGCAGGCGCGCCTGTTCGCCTACCACGACGCCCAGCTGTACCGCGTCGGCACGAACCACCAGCATCTGCCGGTGAACCGCCCGCGCTGCCCGTTCCACAACCAGCAGCGCGACGGCGCGATGGCGATCGCCAACGGCGGCGCGGCCGCGAACTATGATCCGGTCCGCGCCGACATCCCCGCCGCCGGCGGGTTCGGCCACGGCGACGCCGGCTGGCAGCTGGAAGGCGCCGCGGGGCGCTACGACACCCGCGCCATCGACGATCACTTCACGCAGGCCGGCAACCTGTTCCGTCTGCTGACCGACGAAGGCAGGCGCAACCTGATCGACAACATCGCCGGGTCGCTGTCCGGTGCGGACGCTGCTACCCAGGATCGCCAGATCGGGCACTTCCTGAAAGCGGATCCGGCGTATGGCCAGGGAGTGGCGGAGGCGATTCGCCGGTTGCAGAACAAAGCATAA
- a CDS encoding extracellular catalytic domain type 1 short-chain-length polyhydroxyalkanoate depolymerase produces MKLRYHVVSYCLIASALPAAAQTQQIRVQGRNVLVHVPAGYDPGRPAPLVLAFHGGGGSAGFMADDSRYGLQRQADQGGFIVAFPNGASRLPGGRLATWNAGACCGYARDQDSDDVGFARAVVNAIEARYAVDAGRVFATGMSNGGMFAHRLACEAADVFRAVASVAGTDATTRCSPSRPVSVLHIHARDDDHVRFDGGAGPGAFRDPHSVMDFMSVPETIARWVQRDQCSGGPQRVLQVPGAWCDAYRNCAGGAQVQLCVTDTGGHSWPGADRVRPGKEAASTALDASAAIWRFFDSQPPRPAGAPR; encoded by the coding sequence ATGAAGCTGCGCTACCACGTCGTGTCGTACTGCCTTATCGCGTCCGCGCTGCCGGCTGCCGCGCAGACGCAGCAGATCCGGGTGCAGGGCCGCAACGTGCTGGTCCACGTGCCCGCCGGGTATGATCCAGGCCGTCCTGCGCCGCTGGTGCTGGCTTTTCATGGCGGCGGCGGCAGTGCGGGCTTCATGGCCGACGATAGCCGATACGGCCTGCAACGCCAGGCCGACCAGGGCGGATTCATCGTCGCCTTCCCCAACGGCGCGAGCAGGCTGCCCGGCGGCCGGTTGGCGACCTGGAACGCGGGTGCGTGCTGCGGCTACGCGCGCGACCAGGACAGCGACGACGTCGGCTTTGCACGCGCCGTCGTCAACGCGATCGAGGCGCGCTATGCCGTCGATGCCGGCCGCGTGTTCGCAACGGGAATGAGCAATGGCGGCATGTTCGCCCACCGTCTTGCGTGCGAGGCGGCGGACGTGTTCCGGGCCGTCGCCTCGGTCGCAGGCACCGATGCCACCACGCGTTGCAGCCCGTCGCGTCCCGTCTCCGTGCTCCATATCCACGCCCGCGACGACGACCACGTGCGGTTCGATGGCGGTGCCGGTCCCGGTGCATTCCGCGACCCGCATAGCGTGATGGATTTTATGTCGGTGCCGGAGACGATTGCGCGCTGGGTCCAGCGCGACCAGTGCAGCGGCGGCCCGCAGCGTGTGCTGCAAGTGCCGGGCGCCTGGTGCGACGCCTACAGGAATTGCGCCGGCGGCGCCCAGGTCCAACTCTGCGTGACGGACACCGGCGGCCATTCGTGGCCTGGCGCCGACCGCGTACGACCGGGCAAGGAAGCGGCATCGACGGCGCTGGACGCGAGCGCGGCGATATGGCGGTTCTTCGATAGCCAGCCGCCGCGTCCCGCCGGGGCGCCGCGCTGA
- a CDS encoding CAP domain-containing protein produces the protein MPGAKGIPIYHAMPDFIRLVPFIAVLAAAAAPAHADELANLINAWRAAPGDCDGRPAAAAGPLAVEPALSRIRIGPGTFLESALRNAGYEAAHAEAITVTGPPDARAAMEVIGQTYCRTLRAAAFTAIGTAHIGNEWQVVLAQPVVIPPLPDWPDAGQDILALVNAARARPRTCGTQAFGPAGPLKWNPLLGQAALAHSTDMAQKHYFNHKQPDGSLPADRATAAGYRWVRVGENIASGQRTVDEAVASWLDSPGHCANIMNPAFTEMGAAYAINPQNRNRTAYWTQVFGAPR, from the coding sequence TTGCCCGGTGCCAAGGGCATCCCCATCTACCATGCCATGCCCGACTTCATCCGCCTCGTCCCGTTCATCGCCGTGCTGGCCGCGGCCGCCGCGCCCGCGCACGCGGACGAGCTCGCCAACCTCATCAATGCCTGGCGTGCCGCACCCGGCGATTGCGACGGCCGGCCCGCCGCGGCTGCCGGGCCGCTGGCCGTCGAGCCGGCGCTGTCCCGTATCCGCATCGGTCCCGGCACCTTTCTCGAGTCGGCCTTGCGGAACGCCGGCTACGAAGCGGCGCATGCCGAAGCGATCACGGTCACGGGGCCGCCGGACGCGCGCGCGGCGATGGAAGTCATCGGCCAAACATATTGCCGCACGCTGCGTGCCGCGGCATTCACCGCGATCGGCACGGCGCACATCGGCAACGAGTGGCAAGTCGTACTGGCGCAGCCCGTCGTGATTCCCCCGCTGCCGGACTGGCCGGATGCGGGACAAGACATCCTCGCGCTCGTGAACGCCGCGCGCGCCCGGCCGCGCACGTGCGGGACACAGGCGTTCGGCCCCGCCGGACCGCTCAAGTGGAACCCGCTGCTGGGCCAGGCCGCGCTCGCACACAGCACCGACATGGCGCAGAAACACTATTTCAATCACAAGCAGCCGGACGGCAGCCTGCCCGCCGACCGCGCGACGGCCGCCGGCTACCGTTGGGTGCGCGTGGGCGAGAACATCGCGTCGGGCCAGCGCACGGTCGACGAAGCCGTCGCATCGTGGCTGGACAGCCCGGGCCACTGCGCCAACATCATGAATCCCGCCTTCACGGAAATGGGCGCGGCCTACGCGATCAATCCGCAGAACCGCAACCGCACCGCGTACTGGACGCAAGTGTTCGGCGCTCCACGTTAA
- a CDS encoding organic hydroperoxide resistance protein, which translates to MTTKLDKVLYTAKAHTTGGREGQSRSDDGLLEVKLAPPKEMGGKGDATNPEQLFAAGYSACFMGAIKFVAGQKKVAVPADAAIDASVSIGPIPNGFGLAVELAVSLPGLDRAVAQDLVESAHIVCPYSNATRGNIDVKLSLI; encoded by the coding sequence ATGACCACCAAACTCGATAAAGTCCTGTACACCGCCAAGGCACACACGACCGGCGGCCGCGAAGGCCAATCCCGCAGCGACGACGGCCTGCTGGAAGTGAAACTGGCTCCGCCGAAAGAAATGGGCGGCAAAGGCGACGCCACCAACCCGGAACAACTGTTCGCTGCAGGCTACTCGGCCTGCTTCATGGGCGCGATCAAATTCGTCGCCGGCCAGAAGAAAGTGGCCGTGCCGGCCGACGCAGCGATCGACGCCAGCGTCTCGATCGGGCCGATCCCCAACGGTTTCGGCCTGGCCGTGGAACTGGCCGTGAGCCTGCCGGGCCTGGACCGCGCCGTGGCGCAGGACCTGGTGGAGTCGGCCCACATCGTGTGCCCGTACTCGAACGCAACCCGCGGCAATATTGACGTCAAGCTGAGCCTGATCTAA
- a CDS encoding DUF4214 domain-containing protein: MARFSFRILTKNHIKSFILKGFWTLQTDTDGAAGQAYRFYRAAFDRTPDLPGLGFWIGAMDKGSSVQDLAAGFSTSKEFNDMYGGASNADIVSRLYHNVLHRTPEQAGYDYWLHVLDNRQAGLSDVLAAFSESAENKDAVAELIASGILFTPWQG, from the coding sequence GTGGCCCGCTTTTCATTCCGGATTCTCACCAAAAATCACATTAAGTCTTTCATTTTAAAGGGTTTCTGGACATTACAAACAGACACGGACGGCGCCGCCGGCCAAGCCTACCGCTTCTACCGCGCCGCCTTCGACCGCACGCCGGACCTGCCCGGCCTCGGCTTCTGGATCGGCGCGATGGACAAGGGCTCGTCCGTGCAAGACCTGGCGGCGGGCTTCTCGACGTCGAAGGAATTCAACGACATGTACGGCGGCGCGAGCAATGCCGACATCGTGAGCCGGCTGTACCACAACGTGCTGCACCGCACGCCGGAACAGGCGGGATACGACTACTGGCTGCACGTCCTCGACAACAGGCAGGCGGGCCTGTCGGACGTGCTGGCCGCGTTCAGCGAAAGCGCCGAGAACAAGGATGCGGTGGCGGAGCTGATCGCGAGCGGGATCCTGTTCACGCCCTGGCAGGGCTAG